One genomic segment of Arachis duranensis cultivar V14167 chromosome 4, aradu.V14167.gnm2.J7QH, whole genome shotgun sequence includes these proteins:
- the LOC107485487 gene encoding protein DJ-1 homolog D-like, translating to MLKQEVSTASSKGTTIKTGDQVKFVGNFPSAVSSIQNHPSRVMLLGGRAPEYLAHDPLVALVIKLFSSGKALASICLGQLILAAASVAKDHKFTAFPPVKPAPVASGVHWVEPDTSNSGGW from the exons ATGCTGAAGCAGGAGGTTTCTACTGCTTCATCAAAAGGCACTACTATTAAAACAG GTGATCAAGTAAAATTTGTTGGTAACTTCCCTTCTGCTGTCTCATCAATACAAAATCATCCTTCAAG GGTGATGTTACTGGGTGGAAGAGCGCCAGAGTATCTTGCTCATGATCCTCTTGTGGCACTGGTGATCAAGCTTTTCAGTTCTGGAAAAGCACTTGCTTCCATTTGCCTCGGACAGTTGATTCTGGCGGCTGCAAGTGTAGCTAAAGATCACAAGTTTACCGCTTTTCCTCCTGTTAAACCAGCACCGGTTGCCTCTGGTGTTCATTGGGTTGAACCAGACACTAGCAACAGTGGTGGATGGTAA
- the LOC107485484 gene encoding uncharacterized protein LOC107485484: MASEEGFVVLVHHRGSIKRKTRSGVKFTDKDPLCIIVRPTTSYDDLVSSVLLKLGLEGVKRVKKFFYRIPITVLQETMKYDYFTIGNDEDLQVMFHYRRQFPKVRIPELLAKLVNVVSSSGGSNRNTTTLATAASFSSRPAVASSSVPAYEPLIQPVASPLFAVDLKGSVGNEVGTGEFLPTSLQCAALPGVGDGLLDDPDDDDVELDMIAYDSGDDIGASEPAGAGGGSGSGTRQYPPHFSSLDLDAMRQEGVPGQPAGFGARDAEGTTGLTEFQVGQQFQDKDEALLSVKTYSIRRGVQYKVVESDYRRYVGKCSEFGNGCTWLIWLSLRQRKGLWEVKRYNGPHTCLATSISSDHRSLDYHVISAFIMPMVRADASVSIKVLLNATAAHFGFRLTYRRIWLAKQKAVVLIYGGWDESYNELPRWVLGVQLTIPGTVAVLRTSPVRVGGQLDESQAYLHAPHY; the protein is encoded by the coding sequence atggctagtgaggagGGTTTTGTAGTGTTGGTTCACCACAGAGGATCGATTAAGAGGAAAACTCGTTCcggtgtgaagttcactgataaggatcctctttgtaTTATCGTGAGGCCTACGACGAGCTATGATGACCTTGTTAGCTCTGTACTGCTGAAACTTGGTCTAGAAGGTGTGAAACGGGTTAAGAAGTTTTTCTATCGCATTCCAATCACAGTGCTCCAGGAAACCATGAAGTATGATTATTTCACGATCGGGAATGATGAGGACTTGCAGGTCATGTTTCATTATCGCCGGCAGTTTCCAAAAGTGAGGATACCAGAATTGTTGGCAAAGTTGGTTAATGTGGTATCCAGCTCGGGGGGTTCGAACCGGAATACCACCACTTTAGCCACAGCAGCCAGTTTTAGCTCCAGACCTGCCGTTGCTTCTTCCTCCGTCCCTGCGTACGAGCCACTCATCCAGCCTGTCGCCTCCCCTCTGTTCGCTGTTGATCTCAAAGGCAGTGTAGGCAACGAGGTCGGAACAGGGGAATTTCTGCCGACCTCTTTACAGTGTGCTGCACTGCCTGGAGTTGGAGATGGATTGTTGGATGATCCAGATGACGATGACGTCGAGCTGGATATGATTGCTTATGACAGTGGCGATGATATTGGAGCAAGTGAGCCTGCTGGGGCGGGAGGTGGTTCTGGCTCTGGCACACGGCAGTACCCACCACATTTTTCCTCTTTGGACTTGGATGCCATGAGGCAGGAGGGGGTTCCTGGGCAGCCTGCTGGATTTGGCGCTAGAGATGCGGAAGGGACTACGGGTCTGACAGAGTTCCAGGTTGGTCAGCAATTTCAGGATAAAGATGAGGCCCTGTTAAGTGTGAAGACTTACAGCATCCGCCGAGGGGTACAGTACAAGGTAGTGGAGTCTGACTATCGCCGGTATGTGGGCAAGTGTTCTGAGTTCgggaatgggtgcacatggttgatttGGCTGAGTCTCCGACAGCGGAAGGGCCTTTGGGAGGTCAAACGGTACAATGGACCGCATACGTGTCTcgccacctccatctccagcGACCACAGGAGTTTGGATTATCATGTGATATCGGCATTCATTATGCCAATGGTTAGGGCTGATGCATCCGTCAGCATCAAAGTGCTCCTAAATGCCACGGCCGCACACTTTGGGTTTAGGCTGACGTACAGGAGGATCTGGTTGGCGAAGCAGAAGGCTGTTGTCCTCATCTATGGTGGCTGGGATGAGTCGTACAACGAGCTCCCTAGGTGGGTGTTAGGAGTCCAGTTGACGATACCTGGTACTGTTGCAGTCCTTAGGACGAGCCCTGTTCGAGTTGGTGGACAGCTGGACGAGTCTCAAGCTTATTTACATGCACCGCATTATTAG
- the LOC107485560 gene encoding uncharacterized protein LOC107485560, which yields MESRRSKAMAAQKNGRRSNQERKMALIQDVDKLKRKLRHEENVHSILNTCFLSCQEQSRSGCTRTEKARHWRWISWDVLLTYCSCMQYLFDCFRHALPFYHLLPIFSHQLAGDAWFLNTPEQSLSFILADQGFDVWVRNVRGTHWSHGHRSYSVKNKSQSLYSACCKVFFYCSRFHSFR from the exons ATGGAAAGTAGAAGGAGCAAAGCAATGGCTGCACAGAAAAATGGGCGTCGATCAAATCAAGAAAGGAAAATGGCTTTGATACAAGAT GTTGATAAATTGAAGAGAAAGCTGAGACATGAAGAGAATGTGCATAGTATACTTAAtacttgctttctttcttgTCAG GAACAAAGTCGAAGTGGCTGCACTAGAACAGAAAAGGCTAGGCATTGGCGATGGATCAGTTGGGATGTTCTCCTCACTTATTGTTCGTGCATGCAG TATCTCTTTGATTGCTTCAGGCATGCTTTGCCCTTTTATCATCTTCTTCCAATATTCTCCCACCAACTg GCAGGTGATGCATGGTTTCTAAATACTCCTGAACAATCATTGAGCTTCATCCTTGCAGATCAAGGTTTTGATGTATGGGTAAGAAATGTGCGTGGAACACACTGGAGCCATGGTCATAGGTCTTATTCAGTGAAGAATAAG AGCCAGAGTTTGTACAGTGCTTGTTGTAAAGTTTTCTTCTACTGCAGCAGATTCCATTCATTTAGATGA